A portion of the Pedobacter cryoconitis genome contains these proteins:
- a CDS encoding NAD(P)/FAD-dependent oxidoreductase: protein MQKEIEITIAPEEAGQEEHILNKLSAVLSIDREHIKGYKILKRSIDARSRKVIFRMQVKVFIDEPRPEEEFTVNYPDVSAQKEVIIVGAGPAGLFAALQCIENGMKPIVLERGKDVKQRRRDLALINKEGIVNTESNYCYGEGGAGTYSDGKLYTRSNKRGDINKVLQIFVQHGATADILVDARPHIGTNKLPHIITAIRETILKAGGEVHFDQKVTDFIIESGKIKGVIVNELYTLTADSVILATGHSARDIYTLLHQKGILVEAKPFAMGVRIEHPQAIIDEAQYHCPVRSEFLPPAYYSLVEQVGSRGVFSFCMCPGGIIAPCATYENEIVVNGWSPSKRNNPFANSGTVVQVTLEDVPGDDPLRMMNFQSGIEEKAFAMGGGNLVAPAQRMIDFVEDRLSVDLPKNSYLPGTKSVMLKDMLPDFIATSLKNALPLFGKKMKGYYTNEAILVGIESRSSSPVRIPRDRETFQHPEVAGLYPCAEGAGYAGGIVSAAIDGVNCANAILKFS, encoded by the coding sequence ATGCAAAAAGAGATAGAAATCACCATCGCCCCTGAAGAAGCAGGACAGGAAGAACATATTTTAAACAAACTCTCCGCTGTTTTATCAATAGATAGGGAACATATCAAAGGATATAAAATCCTTAAAAGATCTATCGATGCACGCTCCCGCAAAGTTATTTTCAGAATGCAAGTCAAAGTATTCATCGATGAACCCCGCCCCGAAGAAGAATTTACAGTCAATTATCCCGATGTAAGTGCTCAGAAAGAGGTCATTATTGTAGGAGCTGGCCCGGCTGGGCTTTTTGCAGCCCTGCAGTGTATAGAGAATGGGATGAAACCTATAGTGCTGGAACGTGGAAAGGACGTGAAACAGCGCAGAAGAGATCTTGCACTAATCAATAAAGAAGGGATCGTTAATACAGAATCCAACTATTGTTACGGTGAAGGTGGTGCAGGAACTTACTCGGACGGAAAGTTATACACCCGCTCAAATAAACGCGGCGATATCAACAAAGTACTTCAGATTTTTGTTCAGCACGGAGCTACAGCTGATATTCTGGTAGATGCACGTCCTCATATCGGAACCAACAAACTTCCGCATATTATCACGGCTATCAGAGAAACTATCTTAAAAGCTGGCGGTGAAGTTCATTTTGATCAAAAGGTCACCGACTTTATCATTGAATCAGGAAAAATTAAGGGCGTAATTGTCAATGAACTCTATACTTTAACTGCTGATTCGGTTATTTTAGCTACCGGACATTCAGCGCGGGATATTTATACCTTATTACATCAAAAAGGGATTTTGGTAGAAGCCAAGCCTTTTGCAATGGGCGTCAGGATCGAGCATCCTCAGGCTATTATTGATGAAGCACAATACCATTGCCCGGTAAGAAGCGAGTTTTTACCACCTGCATATTACAGCCTCGTTGAACAAGTAGGCAGCAGGGGAGTCTTTTCATTTTGTATGTGTCCTGGCGGGATTATAGCGCCTTGTGCAACTTATGAGAATGAAATTGTAGTGAATGGCTGGTCACCGTCTAAGCGGAATAATCCTTTTGCGAATTCAGGAACAGTTGTTCAGGTTACTTTGGAAGATGTTCCGGGTGATGATCCGCTGCGGATGATGAATTTTCAATCCGGGATTGAAGAAAAGGCTTTTGCGATGGGCGGAGGTAATTTAGTAGCTCCTGCGCAGCGGATGATCGACTTTGTGGAAGACCGGCTTTCTGTCGATTTACCAAAGAATTCTTATCTGCCGGGCACGAAAAGTGTGATGCTGAAAGATATGCTGCCCGATTTTATTGCAACAAGTTTGAAGAATGCGCTCCCTCTTTTTGGTAAAAAGATGAAAGGATATTATACCAATGAAGCTATCCTGGTGGGAATTGAAAGCAGAAGCTCATCGCCGGTGCGTATACCAAGGGATAGAGAGACCTTTCAACATCCGGAAGTTGCTGGCCTTTATCCCTGTGCTGAGGGTGCTGGTTATGCCGGAGGAATTGTTTCTGCCGCAATTGATGGTGTCAATTGTGCAAATGCGATCCTGAAGTTTAGCTAA
- a CDS encoding CoA-binding protein, whose product MKNTLIIGASPNPARYAYLAAKMLTEKGHPIVNVGIKAGEVAGIPIEKPAEIHTDIDTITLYIGPHLQPDYFDYILKTKPKRVIFNPGTENDELEALLEENHIEAIEACTLVLLSTGQY is encoded by the coding sequence ATGAAGAACACTTTAATCATAGGTGCGAGTCCTAATCCAGCGAGATATGCTTACCTGGCGGCCAAAATGCTGACAGAAAAAGGGCATCCGATTGTGAATGTAGGGATTAAAGCCGGCGAAGTTGCTGGTATTCCCATCGAAAAACCAGCAGAAATCCATACTGACATAGATACGATCACTTTATACATCGGGCCGCATTTACAGCCTGATTATTTCGATTATATCCTTAAAACAAAACCAAAACGTGTAATTTTTAATCCCGGAACAGAAAATGACGAGTTGGAAGCGCTATTGGAAGAAAATCATATAGAGGCTATTGAAGCATGTACATTGGTTTTATTATCTACCGGACAGTATTAA
- a CDS encoding PAS domain-containing protein: MKNLSLLKIIFFYLLIGITALVIGHGLIDWTSVVVAHNDLFNFHVLLDLTFMVIGAVIIFFSIRFYQKNQETTELNYQRLFNTSPIAIYVMAKGNFKILSVNEAMKKLYGYTTQEFLQMTTFDIRPEEEHERIKNFMNHCGGVDPESEIWLHRKKNGECFYVKTTFHRIPLLKDGAYVVMVVDIDKSIKDEKKISDLLHLYETVSHATNDVIWDYDFVANQLKWMQGYNETYGYSKNSSPDIFSAMQKIHPDDRLLVMESFKNIITNKQKYFFAEYRYRCADGSFKYIRDRGYAIFDQHGDPIRMIGAMQDIDKQKKYEQQLLNQNKQLKEIAWINSHQVRRPLSNILALISLIKDCPGNQGVLELIDFLAVSSKELDDAVIMINKQTMEERAAQLS, translated from the coding sequence ATGAAGAATCTGTCCTTGCTTAAAATAATATTTTTTTATCTGTTAATTGGCATCACAGCGCTGGTTATTGGGCACGGACTGATTGATTGGACTTCGGTAGTTGTAGCGCATAACGACCTTTTTAATTTTCATGTATTGCTGGATTTGACATTTATGGTGATAGGAGCCGTAATTATTTTTTTCTCTATCCGCTTTTATCAGAAAAATCAGGAAACTACCGAGTTAAATTATCAAAGATTATTTAATACCAGTCCAATCGCAATTTACGTGATGGCAAAAGGAAATTTTAAGATTCTTTCTGTCAATGAGGCAATGAAAAAATTATACGGTTATACTACGCAAGAGTTTTTGCAGATGACCACCTTCGATATCCGCCCGGAAGAAGAGCATGAACGAATTAAAAATTTCATGAATCATTGTGGAGGGGTTGACCCTGAATCTGAGATTTGGCTGCACCGCAAGAAAAATGGGGAGTGTTTTTATGTCAAGACAACTTTTCACCGTATTCCTTTATTGAAAGATGGTGCTTATGTGGTCATGGTCGTAGATATAGATAAGTCGATTAAAGATGAAAAGAAGATTAGTGATCTGCTTCATTTATATGAAACAGTGAGTCATGCCACTAACGATGTGATTTGGGATTATGATTTTGTAGCTAATCAGCTGAAATGGATGCAAGGCTATAATGAGACTTATGGATATTCAAAAAATTCAAGTCCTGATATTTTCAGCGCAATGCAAAAGATCCATCCCGATGACCGGTTATTAGTCATGGAATCTTTTAAGAATATTATAACGAATAAACAGAAATACTTTTTTGCTGAATACCGGTATAGATGTGCCGATGGTTCTTTTAAATACATCAGGGACCGCGGGTATGCAATTTTTGATCAGCATGGAGACCCTATCCGGATGATAGGGGCAATGCAGGATATTGATAAACAGAAAAAATATGAGCAGCAACTGCTGAACCAGAACAAGCAGCTTAAAGAGATTGCCTGGATAAATTCTCACCAGGTGAGAAGGCCGCTGAGTAATATACTTGCATTGATCAGCTTGATTAAAGATTGTCCGGGTAACCAGGGTGTGCTGGAATTAATTGATTTTCTTGCGGTATCTTCCAAAGAGCTGGATGATGCGGTTATTATGATTAACAAGCAAACCATGGAGGAGAGGGCTGCCCAGCTTTCTTAG